The window GGCCACGGTCTGCGATCCCCGCGGAAGTCGCCCGTCAGTGCCACTCCGGTGGTCCGGCGCGCCGTGCCGTGGCCAGCAGCGCCTCCGGTGAGCGCCCGCGGACCGTGTCGAACAGTGGCCGGTTCTCGGGCGGCACGTGGTTCTGGATCGCACGGAAGAACGGATCGGCCTCGATCCCGGCGCGAAGCGCCGCATGGCGCACCAGTTCGAGCCGCTCGACGGCCGCCGCGGCGTCACCCCGGCCCCCCTCGATCGCCGCCACGGCCAGTGCCCGGCGGAGCTGGAGCGTGTCCTCAGGAGAGCCGATCCGTGCCGCCGCCCGGCGGACGTAACAGGCCATCTCGCCGAGCGCCGCGCGATCGTCGCCGAAGCGGCGGCGGAGCAGCGCCTGCCGCGTCGTATCGCTGCCGAGAAACAGGTCGGCCAGCGCGTCGATGCGCCGATCGGCGTCGGTCTCGCCGACCGCCTCCCAGGGGCCGAGCGCCGCATAGCCGCCGGCTCCGGGCAGCGCCTGCCAGCGGAGGAAGCGCCGCTGTTCGTCGAGCGGCTTGGCGGGCGAGGACAGCTCCTTGAACACGTGCTCGATGTTCTCGGTGCGGCTCCGCGCCTCCTGCCCGGTCCACTCCTTGTAAAACGGAATCTCGAGCGATTCCTTGACCGTGTCCACGGTGTCGCCACGGCCGATTCCTTCCTTCACACGGGCTCGTAGCTCCGTGAACCAGCGCTTCTGGTTGGCGACCACCTCCGGGCCTCCGGCTTCGCCGTGGCCGGGGCAGACCGTCGCGGGCCCGAGGTCCTCCATCGCGACGAGGACCGCGATCCAACTCTCGGTGTTGGAATCGCCTGTGTAATTGAAGGCCCCGTTCACGCAGGCGTCGCCGGTGAACAGGATCCGGTGCTTCGGCAGCCAGGCCACCGCGTCGCTGGCGGTGTGGGCGTGGCCGAAAAACACCAGCTCGACGCGCTGCTGGCCGTCGTCGAACACCAGCTTGTGCGAAAAATAGAGCGACGGGATCTCGTACGACAGCCCGCCATATTCGGCGGCCCGGCTCTTCTTCGCCCCGTCGAAACCGTCGATCCCCTTGGTTTGAAACAGCGGCTGGCTCCGCTCCTGGGCGACGATCGTCGCCCCGAGCTTGACGTACTGCATGTTCCCGTCGGCATGGTCACCGTGGTAGTGCGTGTCGAACACGAACCGGATCGGCTTGTCGGTCCGCTCGCGGATCGAAGCGATGACGTTCTCCGCCTGACCGGGGAAGTTGGCGTCGATCACCAGGACGTAGTCGCGGAACACGACGAACCCCTGGTTACAGCCGGTGAACACCGGCTCGGTCTGCGCCTTGCGGAAGTAGACGCCGGGGGCGACCTCCGTGATCGTGGTCTCGTCGGGCGCGGCGACCGCGACGGCAGCGGCCAGCAACGACACCAGAGCGGCGAACCAGCGGCACTTTGCCATGGACGGTCTCCTCGGATCGGTCGCGAAACTGCGGCGATGGCGGGTCGAGCGACAACATACGGCCGCCACCCGACCCGCGGGAAGACAGGGCCCCGTAACGCCCGGGATGAGGTTGACGCGAAGGGAGCGATTGGTCTGACGGCACCGGATGATTCGCAGCGGCAAGTATTTCGTGCAGCTCAATAACGGGCCATTCGATCTCGACCTCGTCTTTGCCCCCGACGGTATCGAACGTTTCGAAGATGCCTGGCAGCGCCGGGTGGTCATCGAGGGTTTCCCCGTTTGCCATATCGACGACATCATCGCCAGCAAGGCCGCCACGAATCGGCAGAAAGACCGCGACAGCCTGCAGCGGCTCGAGTCGTTCCGCCTTTATCTGCGCCACCACGGCCGCGCCTGACGACCGTGGGGCCCTCGCTGTCGGACGCCGAGCGAGCCTAGTCGTCGTCGCTCCCCTTGCCGCGCGAGCGCGGGCGGGGCGGAAGTGGCGCTCCGACACGCGTCGCGAGCATGGTGTCGAGCGCTTCCCGGAGGCGTTCACGCACCGGAGCCGCGGCCGCGTCGGCAATCAGATTGCGCTCCTCGACGAACGGTTGCCCCGGCGGCGGCGTCGGGTAGGCATACAACTCCTCGGTGATCGTCCGGCGCGACGGCCACTCGACCCAGCGGGTGTAGCGGTGCGCCGGGCTGCGGAGCGAGTACCCCATCACCTCCGGATCGGCGTTCCTGAATGGCCGGGCGAACTGGCTGAGGGCGACGTCGCGCCCCGGCGCGAGCGGGTCGGCCAATTGCGGCATGAGACTCCGGCCGGCGAGATCGGCCGGGGCCGGCACGCCGGCCGCCTCGGCGAGCGTCGGGTAGACGTCGACCAGCTCGACCAAGGCTTCCGTCGCCAGGCCGGGGTGTGCCATCCCCGGCGCACGGATCACCAGCGGCACGCGCGTGTCGCGCTCGAAATTGGTCGCCTTGCACCAGTGGTCCCCCTCGCCGAGCGAATAGCCGTGGTCGCCCCAGAGGACGACGATCGTCCGCTCCGCCAGGCCGAGCCGGTCGAGCGCGTCGAGCACCCGCCCCACCTGGGCGTCGACGTAGCTCACGCAGGCGTAGTAGCCGTGGCGCAGGTCCCGCGCCGTCCCCACATCGACGCGTTCGTCGGCCGGGATCCCCCTGTAGCCGGCCAGCTCGCGATGGTCGGGCCAGGCAATGTCGGGAGCGCTGGCAGGACGGTCCGGGGAGGGCACCGGGCCGAGGGCCGCCGGGTCGTGGAGGTCCCAGTAGCGTGCCGGGGCGTTGAACGGGAGATGGGGCTTGAAGAACCCGACGGCGAGGAAGAACGGCGCGTCGCCGGCGGCTGCCGCGCCGAGGGCGGCGATCGCCGCGTCGGCGAGCCGGCCGTCGGCGAAGCCGTCGTCGGCGACGTCGACGCGCTCCCAGGGGAGCCCCTTTCCGCGCCCCGCCGATTCCGGGAGCAGCGCCGTCTTCCACCCCTTCTCGCGGAGGAGCGGCGGCACCGACCAGCCCGCCGGATCCTCCTCGCGCGTGTCGCCGCTGGCCACCTTGCCGAGCGACCGGGTCGTCCAGCCGGCGCGGAGAAACGCCTGCGGCAGCGTGACGGCGTCGGGGAGCGTGTCGCGGAAGCGGTGGCGGTTGTGCCACACCCGGGTCTGGTCGGGGAGCCGCCCGGTGAGCAGCGCCGTCCGCGACGGCCCGCAGACGGCCTGCGCGCAGTAGGCGCTGAGGAACGTGCGCCCGCCGCCGGCGAGCCGGTCGATGTGGGGGGTGCGTGCCAGCCGATCGCCGTAGCAGCCGAGCGCTGGTCGGAGGTCGTCGATCGCGATGAACAGCACGTTCGGCCGGGCGGCCGCCGCGGGCACCGCCCCGGCGGCACACACCACCAGCCAGGCTCCCCACCACGCCGCCGTCCGGGCGAACGCCATCGCTAGTCCTCCACCTGCCCGCGCTTCTTCTTCCCGCGCCCTGTCTGCGCCTCACGGGCGAGCTGCGCCGGATCGTGGTCGGGATTGGGGCGCATCATCTCGGCCCCCACCTCGCGCCGCCAGGCCGCCAGATCGCCGGCGAGCGACGCGACGAGGTCGGGCCGCTCGGCGGCGCGGTTCAGCGACTCGCCGGGATCGGTGGCGAGGTCATAGAGCTCGATCCCCTCCGGGTCGAACGACTCGACGAGTTTCCAGTCGCCGCGCCGGATCGCCCCCCCCGGCGCCGTGGCGGGGTGGTCGCTGTAGTGCGGGTAGTGCCAGTGGAGCACGGCGCGCGGCGAAGCGGCGCCATCGACGAGCGGCACCAGATCGATCCCGTCGAGGTGCTGGTGCGGCCGCGGGGGAAGGCCGGCCACCGCGAGGCAGGTGGGGGCGAGGTCCATCGTCGTCACCGGCGCGGCGACCTCCCGCCCCGCGGCGCGGCCCCCCGGCAGCCTGATGACCAGCGGCACGCGAATTCCCCCCTCGTGCAGCGCCCCCTTGTGGCCGCGGAGCGGCGCGTTGCTCGTGGCGCCGGAGAACCCGCCGTTGTCGGAGGTGAAGATCACGAGCGTGTCGTCGGCCACCCCGGCCCCGTCGAGGGCATCGAGCACCCGGCCGACGCTGTCGTCGATCGACTCGACCATCGCGGCGTAGACCGGCTTCCCCTGGCGCTCCGCTTCCGGCACCGCCGCGTAGCGCGCGGTCACGTCGGCCTTCGCCTGGAGCGGCGTGTGGACGCCGTAGTGGGCGAGGTGGAGGAAGAACGGGCGCGTGCGCGGGCGACGGATGAAGGCCACCGCCTCGTCGGTGAGCCGGTCGGCGAGATACTCGCCGTCGTGGCCGTCGGGGAGGACATTCCAAGTGGCGCGGAGCGGTGTCGTCGGGATCTTCCAGTTGCCGGCGTAGGGGAAGAAGTGGCTGCCCGGGGCGCCGTGCGCGTTGCCGCCGACGTTGACGTCGAAGCCGTGGTGCTCGGGCAGCGAAAACGGCTCCCCGCCGAGGTGCCACTTGCCGACATGGACGGTCTCGTAGCCGGCAACGCGAAAAACCTCTGCGAGCGTGATCTCCTCGGGGGGCAGGGCGCGCACGAAGCGGGCCTCGCGGAGCCGGGCGGCGGGGTTCCAGCGGCCACTCGGCAGCCAGTCGGTGAGCAGCAGCCGCGCGGGCGCCTTGCCGGTGAACAGCGCCGCGCGGGTCGGCGAGCAGACCGGGCAGGCGGCGTAGGCGGTGGTGAACCGCACGCCAGAGGCGGCGAGCCGGTCGATGTGCGGCGTCTTGTAGAAGCTGCTGCCTGCGTAGCCGACGTCGCGCCAGCCGAGATCGTCGATCACGATCACGACGACGTTGGGGGCGGCGTGCAGGAGGTGCCCACCCCACAGCACACTCACCGCGAGGACAGTCGCCGCGAAGGCACGCGCCCGACTCATGATCCCTCCTCTGGCGTGCCCGCGGCCGCGGCCCGTCGCTTCTTCTTCGCCCCCTTCGCCGAGCGGTCGGGCGCGTCGTTGGCCGGCAGCCTGGCCGCCAGCGCCGCCTCCACGGCGGCATGCTCGGGGCGGCCGGCGAGGTTCGTCCACTCGTGGGGATCGGCGGCGTGGTCGTAGAGCTCGACGCCGCCGTCGGCGTAGCGGATCAGCCGCCAGCGCTCGTCGCGCAGCGCGTGGTTGCCGCGGCCGTGCGTGGTCAGCGCGGGATGGTCCCACGCACGGTCGGGGCGCTCGAGCAGGGGCCGGAGGCTGCGCCCGTCGAGTGCCGGCGGCGTGTCGAGGCCGCAGAGATCGACGATGGTCGGAAACAGGTCGACGAGCCCCACCGGCCGGGAACAGCGCCCGCCGGGGACCGTCACGCCCGGCGCGATCACGACCAGGGGCACGCGCGTCGAGCGCTCCCAGAGCGTGAACTTGTGGAGATGGTCCTTCTCGCCGAGGTGCCAGCCATGGTCGCTCCACAGGACGACGATCGTCCGCTCCCGCGCCGGCGAGGCGTCGAGGGCGTCGACGAGCCGGCCGACGAGCGCGTCGCAGAACGAGATCGACGCCAGGTAGGCCTGGAGCAGCTCGTGTTCCTTCCCTGCGGCACGGACGAGCTCGAGGTCGCCGCGCCGCGCGGCCGCCATCCGCTGGCCGGCCGCGGGGAGGTCGGCGCAGTCGTCGGCCTTCACCGGCGGGGGCACGATCGCGTCGGGCGGATAGGCGTCGAAATACCTCCGCGGCGCGTACCAGGGGAGGTGCGGTCGGTAGATCCCCGCGGCGAGGAAAAACGGCTCGCGCGGCGGCGCGCGGAGGATCCGCTCCGCCCAGGCGACCATCCGGCCGTCGCCGGAGTCGGCGTCGTCGGCATCGAGCGGGCCCCAGTCGAACTCACGCGCGTTGTCGGGGGGCCGGGCCAGGTCGCGGACCGAGGCGAGCCCGTTGCGCGGAAATCCCTCCGGCCAGCGGAACGCCTCCGGATCGAGGCCGGCGGCGAGCGCCTGCTGGTAGGGACCGTCGAAGACCTGCGGAAACCACTCGTCCCAGTCGGCAACGCGGTTGAAGCCTGGCATGTGATGGTTGATCTTGCCGCCACCGGCGACGAACGCGCCATGGCGGCGAAACCAGCCGGGAATCGTCGCCACGTCGCCGAGCGCCTCGTGCCAGACGACCGAGTTGTCGTGGATCCCGGTGGCATGCGGCGCGCGGCCGGTGAGGACGGCGACGCGCGACGGGTTGCAGACCGGCGCAGGGCAATGGGCGTTGGTGAACAGCATCCCGCGGGCCGCGAGCCGATCGAGGTGCGGCGTGTGCACCTGCGGATGGCCGCCGAGGCAGCCGACCCAGTCGTTGAGATCGTCGACGACGACGAACAGGACGTTGGCCGTCGGCGGCGCTGCGGCGGCGGCGCCACGGGCGGGCCCGCACGCCGCCGCGCTCGCCACGAGCCCGGCGACGATCGCAACGGCGGCCCGACGCGACCCGCCGTTCATGCCGCCTTCCCCGGGGCGGGCGCGGCGGCCGGCGGCTCGCGGCCGAAGAAGTAGTCGGGATACCCCCAGCGGTGCTTCGCTGCCTCCTTCTTCTTCGGCTGCCCCCGCACCTCCTCGGTGAAGCGGCGCACGAGGGCCGGATCGAGGAGCGGATCGGCCGACTCCCGCCGCCAGGCTTCCAGCGCCACCGCGAGCCGGTCGCGGACCGCGGCATGGACGGGGTCGGCGGCGAGGTTGGTGAACTCGTGGGGGTCGGCGGCGAGGTCGTAGAGTTCGAAGCGCGGCGGGCGGCGCATCGTCGCGTAGCCGGCCCGGACCGTGGCCGGCGCCGTCGCGAGCGCCTCGATCGCCGACGGAAACTGCTCGATCGTGAAGTCGTGGCCCGGATTGACCTCGTCGGGGAGGAGGTTTTCGATCAGCTTCCAGCGCCCGTCGCGCACGCTCCGCTGCGGGTAGACGTTGCGCTTCGTGGCCTGCGTGTGGTATTCGGCGAACAGGTGCTCGCGCCATGCCGGCGTGCCGGGGGCGAACAGCGCCACGAGCGACCGGCCGGGGAGCGCGTGATCGGCCGGCTGCCCGGCCACCTCGAGAAACGTCGGCAGGAGGTCGATCGACGAGACGAGCTCGCGCCGCACCTGCCCCGGGGCGATCTTCCCCGGCCAGCGCGCGATCAGCGGGATCCGCAGCCCCCCTTCGTAGCAGGTCCGCTTGCCGCGGAGCATGTCGGCCCCGTGGTCTCCCATGGCGATCACCAGGGTGTCGCGTGCCTTCCCCGAGGCCTCGAGCGCCGAAAGCAGGTCGCCGACGAGCGCGTCGAGCCGCATCAGGCAGTTGTAATAGTCGGCGACGTGGCCGCGCAACTCGGGCGTGTCGACGCCGAAGCCGGGCAGCGCGCGGACGTCGTCGGCACCGAGCGGCACTGCGGGCAGGCCGTCGACCTGCCGGAGGCGCGGATCGTGGGCGTCGGGATAGTTGATCGAGAGGAAGAACGGCGCGTCGCCGGCGGCGAAGAACTCGGCAGCGTGGCGGGCGTAGGCGGCGAGGTCCTTGCGGTCGAAGTTCGAGATCCCGAGCCGCATGAAGTCGAACGGAAACGCCCCCTCGGGGTTGACGTGGAGCTTGCCGATCAGGCCGGTCCGGTAGCCGGCCGCCGCGAGCCGGCGCGGGAGGGTGGGGATGTCGTCGCGGTAGAGGCGGAAGCCCCACGTCGCCAGGCCGACCTGGCCGTGCTGGTGTGGGTAGAGCCCGGTGAGGAAGCTGGCCCGCGACGAGCTGCAGCCGGCCTGCGTGACGAACGCCCGGTCGAAGCGGATGCCGTCGGCGGCGAGCCGGTCGAGCACCGGCGTGCGCACGAACGGATCGCCGTAGCAGCCGAGCTCGGGGCCGTGGTCCTCGGAGACGATGAGGAGGATGTTGGGGCGGTCGGCCGCGCGTGCGGTCGGCGACACGAGGGCGACCGCCACGGCGCCGCTCGCGATCACCAACCACATCCGCCGTTCACCGTGGCGACGGCGCTGGGTTCGGCTGCCCGTCCGCCGCAGCCTCGGCTCGGGCTCGACAGAGGGGGACGCCCCTCGCGCGTCTGCCCTCGCATCGACCCGCAGCCAGTCGGTGACGGGCCGATGCGAGGGCGACGGCGGAGGGGCTCCGCGGGTCCCTGGGAAAAAAGGACCGCAGTGGCCGGCGGCCTCATCGCTCGCCTGCGGCGGCGCGGTTGGCCCTTCGACTCCCGAATAGATCGCCGTGGACATACCCCCTCCCGTTTCCTGCCACCACCGCGCCCGGCCGGAATGGTATCACGGTGCCTGACGACTCGGGCATCGGCAGACGCCCGATGGCGGCATCGGCAGGAGCATGGATCGCCGCAGTAACACTGGCAGCGGTAGCGGCACGGCACGGCTCAGAGCAACGGCAACGGCAACGGTCGCAGCGGTAGCAGAAGCCCTGGTAGCTCAGGGGCGGGTCTCCACCTTCATCCCGTCGTTCTCCATCGAGTCGGGATCGACGAGACGGGCGCTCTGCGAATCGGGACCAGCAATGATCCGGCATGCCCGCCCCCCAGGGACCCGCGAAGCCCCTCCGCCATCGCCGTCGCATCGGCCCGTCACCCCTGGCTGCGGGTCGATGCGACGGCGAGGCGCGAGGGGCGTCCCCTCTGTCGAGCCCGAGCCGAGGCTCCGTCGTTCAAGAAGCCACCTGATCTTCCACAAGGTCCATGATTGTCGCACCTGCGCATGCCCTTCTCCTTCCGTCCCATGATCTCGGCCTGCCTACCCCTGGCGATCGCCCTCGCCGCGGCCGCCGCGCACGCCGCCGAGCCGCTCCGCTGGCAACCGCTCCCGCCGCTCCCCGACGCTCTGGGCGTCGCCGGGCCGTTCGTCGGCATCCACGGCGGGGCGGTGATCGTCGCCGGTGGAGCGAACTTCCCGGTCGCCCCTGGCGAAGACCGTTGGACGGTGCCGAAGCGCTGGCAGCAGGGCGTTTGGGTCCTGCCGCGCGACGGCTCCGGCTGGCTCGCCGCGGCACCCCTCCCCCGGCCGCGCGCCGGCGGCGCCGTCGCGTCGATCCCCGCCGGCGTGGTCTGCATCGGTGGCGACGACGGCGCGACGGCAGTGGCGACCGTCACGCTCCTCCGCTGGGATCCGGGCACCGGTCAGGTCGTCGCGCGTGAGCTTCCGCCGTTGCCGCACCCGCTCACCGCCTGCGCCGCCGCCGCGCTCGGCAGCGTCGTCTACGTCGCCGGGGGACAGCGGGGCACCGCCCCCGACGGCGCGACGGCCGCGTTCCTCCGGCTCGACTGCCGCCCCCTCGACCGCGGCTCTCCCGCCGGGGAGCTCCACTGGGAGGCGCTTCCCGACGTTCCCGGCGGACCGCGGGCGCTGCCGGTGGTCGTCGCCCGGGGCTCGGGCGCGGTCCACGTCATCAGCGGGCGGCGTTCGATGGCGGGTGGAGCGGCCGCCGCGATCGAGGCCCTCGTCGACCACTGGGAGTTCGACGCCGCGCGGGTCGCCGCCGATCCGGGGTCGGGCTGGATCCGGCGCGCCCCCCTGCCGCAGCCGGCGATGGCGGGAAGCGCGGTGGCGGCCGGCGCGGCGCACATCGTCGTCGTCTCCGGCGACGATGGCGCGCTGTGGCAGCGGACCGCGATCCTCCGCGACGCGCATCCCGGTTTCGCCCCGCGGGCACTGGCCTACGGCGCCGCGGCCGACCGCTGGACGGCGCTCGCTCCTCCCCCGGTCAACCAACTGGCGACGCCTGCCGTGCCGGTCACCGACGGGTTCATCCTCGTCAGCGGCGAGGTGAAACCGCGCCACCGCTCACCGGCGGCGTGGCGTGTGTCGATCGACACGGATGCCCTCCCTGTTCCCTGACGGTCGTTCTCCTCACCATGCACCCCCACGCCGGACAGCCGCCGCTGGTTCCCTGCCGCGCCCAGGGCCCGGGCACGG is drawn from Planctomycetota bacterium and contains these coding sequences:
- a CDS encoding MBL fold metallo-hydrolase, coding for MMSSIWQTGKPSMTTRRCQASSKRSIPSGAKTRSRSNGPLLSCTKYLPLRIIRCRQTNRSLRVNLIPGVTGPCLPAGRVAAVCCRSTRHRRSFATDPRRPSMAKCRWFAALVSLLAAAVAVAAPDETTITEVAPGVYFRKAQTEPVFTGCNQGFVVFRDYVLVIDANFPGQAENVIASIRERTDKPIRFVFDTHYHGDHADGNMQYVKLGATIVAQERSQPLFQTKGIDGFDGAKKSRAAEYGGLSYEIPSLYFSHKLVFDDGQQRVELVFFGHAHTASDAVAWLPKHRILFTGDACVNGAFNYTGDSNTESWIAVLVAMEDLGPATVCPGHGEAGGPEVVANQKRWFTELRARVKEGIGRGDTVDTVKESLEIPFYKEWTGQEARSRTENIEHVFKELSSPAKPLDEQRRFLRWQALPGAGGYAALGPWEAVGETDADRRIDALADLFLGSDTTRQALLRRRFGDDRAALGEMACYVRRAAARIGSPEDTLQLRRALAVAAIEGGRGDAAAAVERLELVRHAALRAGIEADPFFRAIQNHVPPENRPLFDTVRGRSPEALLATARRAGPPEWH
- a CDS encoding sulfatase; protein product: MAFARTAAWWGAWLVVCAAGAVPAAAARPNVLFIAIDDLRPALGCYGDRLARTPHIDRLAGGGRTFLSAYCAQAVCGPSRTALLTGRLPDQTRVWHNRHRFRDTLPDAVTLPQAFLRAGWTTRSLGKVASGDTREEDPAGWSVPPLLREKGWKTALLPESAGRGKGLPWERVDVADDGFADGRLADAAIAALGAAAAGDAPFFLAVGFFKPHLPFNAPARYWDLHDPAALGPVPSPDRPASAPDIAWPDHRELAGYRGIPADERVDVGTARDLRHGYYACVSYVDAQVGRVLDALDRLGLAERTIVVLWGDHGYSLGEGDHWCKATNFERDTRVPLVIRAPGMAHPGLATEALVELVDVYPTLAEAAGVPAPADLAGRSLMPQLADPLAPGRDVALSQFARPFRNADPEVMGYSLRSPAHRYTRWVEWPSRRTITEELYAYPTPPPGQPFVEERNLIADAAAAPVRERLREALDTMLATRVGAPLPPRPRSRGKGSDDD
- a CDS encoding sulfatase, translated to MSRARAFAATVLAVSVLWGGHLLHAAPNVVVIVIDDLGWRDVGYAGSSFYKTPHIDRLAASGVRFTTAYAACPVCSPTRAALFTGKAPARLLLTDWLPSGRWNPAARLREARFVRALPPEEITLAEVFRVAGYETVHVGKWHLGGEPFSLPEHHGFDVNVGGNAHGAPGSHFFPYAGNWKIPTTPLRATWNVLPDGHDGEYLADRLTDEAVAFIRRPRTRPFFLHLAHYGVHTPLQAKADVTARYAAVPEAERQGKPVYAAMVESIDDSVGRVLDALDGAGVADDTLVIFTSDNGGFSGATSNAPLRGHKGALHEGGIRVPLVIRLPGGRAAGREVAAPVTTMDLAPTCLAVAGLPPRPHQHLDGIDLVPLVDGAASPRAVLHWHYPHYSDHPATAPGGAIRRGDWKLVESFDPEGIELYDLATDPGESLNRAAERPDLVASLAGDLAAWRREVGAEMMRPNPDHDPAQLAREAQTGRGKKKRGQVED
- a CDS encoding sulfatase, whose protein sequence is MARAPVRRIPHAGHEAQRLPAAERARRALEADRKPPPRRGQSGPRLHDRAVSVGDRGARDGAGHGPGRLRDDAPPAALRTLRPRRRPPRVHQPRRRPRPCRGPRPARGGAGSLAAGVGRSAPRSGPRAPLHRGGAGAAEEEGGSEAPLGVSRLLLRPRAAGRRARPGEGGMNGGSRRAAVAIVAGLVASAAACGPARGAAAAAPPTANVLFVVVDDLNDWVGCLGGHPQVHTPHLDRLAARGMLFTNAHCPAPVCNPSRVAVLTGRAPHATGIHDNSVVWHEALGDVATIPGWFRRHGAFVAGGGKINHHMPGFNRVADWDEWFPQVFDGPYQQALAAGLDPEAFRWPEGFPRNGLASVRDLARPPDNAREFDWGPLDADDADSGDGRMVAWAERILRAPPREPFFLAAGIYRPHLPWYAPRRYFDAYPPDAIVPPPVKADDCADLPAAGQRMAAARRGDLELVRAAGKEHELLQAYLASISFCDALVGRLVDALDASPARERTIVVLWSDHGWHLGEKDHLHKFTLWERSTRVPLVVIAPGVTVPGGRCSRPVGLVDLFPTIVDLCGLDTPPALDGRSLRPLLERPDRAWDHPALTTHGRGNHALRDERWRLIRYADGGVELYDHAADPHEWTNLAGRPEHAAVEAALAARLPANDAPDRSAKGAKKKRRAAAAGTPEEGS
- a CDS encoding sulfatase is translated as MSTAIYSGVEGPTAPPQASDEAAGHCGPFFPGTRGAPPPSPSHRPVTDWLRVDARADARGASPSVEPEPRLRRTGSRTQRRRHGERRMWLVIASGAVAVALVSPTARAADRPNILLIVSEDHGPELGCYGDPFVRTPVLDRLAADGIRFDRAFVTQAGCSSSRASFLTGLYPHQHGQVGLATWGFRLYRDDIPTLPRRLAAAGYRTGLIGKLHVNPEGAFPFDFMRLGISNFDRKDLAAYARHAAEFFAAGDAPFFLSINYPDAHDPRLRQVDGLPAVPLGADDVRALPGFGVDTPELRGHVADYYNCLMRLDALVGDLLSALEASGKARDTLVIAMGDHGADMLRGKRTCYEGGLRIPLIARWPGKIAPGQVRRELVSSIDLLPTFLEVAGQPADHALPGRSLVALFAPGTPAWREHLFAEYHTQATKRNVYPQRSVRDGRWKLIENLLPDEVNPGHDFTIEQFPSAIEALATAPATVRAGYATMRRPPRFELYDLAADPHEFTNLAADPVHAAVRDRLAVALEAWRRESADPLLDPALVRRFTEEVRGQPKKKEAAKHRWGYPDYFFGREPPAAAPAPGKAA